A genomic segment from Aegilops tauschii subsp. strangulata cultivar AL8/78 chromosome 1, Aet v6.0, whole genome shotgun sequence encodes:
- the LOC120972888 gene encoding uncharacterized protein — protein MVVAVLVDQDHLSKKRLLFQGLISGHTPALNRNRESGHFLLWKDYSETPNPFFKHHQFCCCFRIARHVFNYIREGVVRYDKYFECKEDALGKIGFSYYHNALQLSGCLHLIDEYIRMSHSTCLDSMYKFCKAMIAMFVPEHLREPNAEDIARLLAMNAIRGFPGMLGSIGCMHWEWKNCPSSWQGQYRGHVKACTIILEVVASQDLSIWQSFFGKAGSHNDINVLQRSSVFARLAEGNCPPVNVNINGHN, from the coding sequence ATGGTGGTTGCTGTGTTGGTTGACCAGGACCATCTTAGTAAGAAGCGGCTGTTGTTCCAGGGCTTGATCTCGGGGCACACTCCGGCGTTGAATCGCAACCGAGAGAGCGGCCATTTCCTTCTTTGGAAGGACTACTCTGAGACACCCAACCCGTTCTTCAAACATCATCAATTTTGCTGCTGTTTCCGTATAGCTAGGCACGTTTTCAACTATATTCGGGAGGGGGTGGTCCGATATGATAAGTATTTCGAATGCAAGGAGGATGCCCTTGGAAAGATTGGCTTCTCCTATTATCACAATGCACTGCAGCTGTCCGGATGCTTGCATCTCATTGATGAGTACATCCGTATGAGCCATTCTACGTGCCTAGACTCCATGTACAAGTTCTGCAAGGCTATGATTGCAATGTTTGTCCCGGAACACTTGAGAGAGCCAAATGCTGAAGATATAGCCCGCttgttggcgatgaatgccaTTAGGGGCTTCCCAGGGATGCTTGGTAGCATAGGTTgtatgcactgggagtggaagaactgccctTCTAGTTGGCAAGGGCAGTATAGGGGCCATGTCAAGGCTTGCACTATCATTCTTGAGGTCGTGGCCTCGCAAGATCTCTCGATCTGGCAATCTTTCTTCGGCAAGGCCGGATcgcacaatgatatcaacgtgcttcaacGCTCGTCGGTGTTTGCAAGGCTTGCCGAAGGCAACTGCCCGCCGGTGAACGTTAACATCAACGGCCACAACTAG